The following are encoded together in the Thiobacillus sp. SCUT-2 genome:
- a CDS encoding WYL domain-containing protein, whose amino-acid sequence MITEALENAIDNGASLRVRYFGGSTPGREREIQPISVKDGKVRARCLLSGETKTFVVEKMELVVAGTPSQLASTMPPPVVTYESVDEFFSNQTAALQSLGWVVQREGETISLHRTFKNGKLIQTPDVALRYEAIAYDLVFDGEQVTEANHRERSRPWVVSAKNQTTKTYGDFGKAQITFLEFAKSLSPLGASRNA is encoded by the coding sequence ATGATTACTGAGGCGCTGGAAAATGCCATCGATAATGGAGCAAGTCTTCGAGTGCGGTACTTTGGTGGCTCCACCCCAGGCAGGGAGCGAGAGATACAACCCATTTCCGTCAAAGACGGAAAGGTTCGTGCACGCTGCCTATTGTCGGGCGAAACAAAGACTTTCGTCGTCGAAAAGATGGAGCTTGTGGTCGCTGGCACACCATCTCAATTGGCATCTACCATGCCACCGCCTGTTGTCACATACGAGTCAGTTGATGAATTCTTTTCCAATCAAACAGCAGCGCTGCAATCGCTAGGTTGGGTCGTTCAGCGCGAGGGAGAAACCATTTCCCTGCATCGCACCTTCAAGAACGGAAAGTTGATACAAACACCTGATGTCGCGCTTCGATACGAAGCCATTGCCTATGACCTTGTCTTCGATGGAGAGCAAGTCACAGAGGCCAATCACCGAGAAAGGTCGCGCCCTTGGGTGGTTAGTGCAAAGAATCAAACCACAAAAACCTACGGCGATTTCGGCAAGGCTCAAATCACATTTCTTGAGTTTGCAAAATCGCTTTCTCCATTGGGTGCGAGCCGCAATGCATAA
- a CDS encoding DNA translocase FtsK, translated as MERDELYPKAVEVAKAANPPSISNLQRYLMIGYNRASRLMDYLIEDGIVEQFETENGTGYRRKVPNV; from the coding sequence ATGGAACGAGACGAACTTTACCCGAAGGCGGTGGAGGTTGCGAAAGCCGCAAACCCTCCATCTATCTCAAACCTCCAGCGGTATTTGATGATCGGGTACAACAGGGCGAGCCGGTTGATGGACTACCTGATTGAGGACGGGATCGTGGAGCAGTTCGAGACTGAGAACGGGACGGGATACCGGCGCAAGGTGCCCAACGTCTGA
- a CDS encoding ribonuclease E inhibitor RraB, producing the protein MIELSDLEEMFENIQSNTGWDMNKPMLWGYFFTDPSREKLQEAAAVLENAGYRFVDLYVPELEDDEDEYFFLHMEREEAHSPQTLNERNMQLYAFAEKHELDSYDGMDVGPIQP; encoded by the coding sequence ATGATCGAACTGAGTGACCTCGAAGAGATGTTTGAAAACATACAGTCCAACACTGGCTGGGACATGAACAAACCAATGCTCTGGGGTTATTTTTTTACAGATCCATCCCGCGAAAAGTTGCAAGAAGCTGCGGCTGTTCTTGAGAATGCTGGCTATCGTTTCGTTGATTTATACGTGCCAGAACTTGAAGACGATGAAGATGAATATTTCTTTCTACACATGGAGAGGGAAGAAGCTCATTCCCCCCAGACTCTCAATGAAAGAAACATGCAGCTATATGCCTTCGCTGAAAAACACGAGTTAGACAGTTATGACGGTATGGATGTTGGGCCTATTCAGCCCTAA
- a CDS encoding cupin domain-containing protein: MNRLTKPIGALFGAALAVSVAQAQDTKDIPQKSGVTPTDLIVRGVDGTANLEFTVLDVKYEPGGVNRRHFHPAAVTFYVVSGTPVFQEEGKKPITLNPGDSLLVPAGTTHSHWNPSETEGVRWLEFIVAEKGKGRSIRKP; encoded by the coding sequence ATGAACAGACTAACTAAACCCATCGGTGCCTTATTCGGGGCGGCTCTAGCTGTGTCCGTAGCGCAAGCACAAGATACGAAAGACATCCCACAAAAATCCGGGGTAACACCTACAGATCTCATAGTACGTGGAGTGGACGGCACAGCGAATCTGGAATTCACGGTTTTAGATGTGAAGTACGAGCCAGGTGGTGTCAACCGTCGCCACTTTCATCCGGCGGCGGTCACCTTCTATGTGGTTTCTGGGACACCCGTTTTCCAGGAGGAGGGTAAGAAACCCATTACCCTCAATCCCGGTGACAGCCTGCTCGTTCCCGCCGGCACCACTCATTCCCATTGGAACCCTAGTGAGACTGAAGGTGTTCGATGGCTGGAATTCATCGTGGCTGAAAAAGGTAAAGGAAGATCCATCCGAAAGCCTTGA
- the sugE gene encoding quaternary ammonium compound efflux SMR transporter SugE, giving the protein MSWVILFVAGLLEIGWAIGLKYTDGFTKLWPTVGTVASLVASFLLLGLALKTLPVGTAYAIWVGIGAVGTALLGILLFGESTDVLKLVSLGLICAGIVGLKLAHA; this is encoded by the coding sequence ATGAGTTGGGTAATTTTGTTTGTAGCTGGTCTTTTGGAGATTGGTTGGGCCATTGGATTGAAGTACACAGATGGTTTTACGAAGCTATGGCCTACTGTTGGTACGGTGGCTTCGTTGGTTGCAAGTTTTCTATTGCTAGGTTTAGCTCTGAAAACGTTGCCTGTCGGTACAGCCTATGCGATATGGGTGGGTATTGGTGCTGTAGGCACGGCGCTTCTAGGAATATTATTATTCGGTGAGTCAACTGACGTCCTTAAGCTAGTTAGTTTAGGGCTGATTTGTGCGGGTATTGTTGGTCTTAAATTGGCCCATGCCTAA
- a CDS encoding integron integrase yields the protein MPANASLQHSPKLLDQVRGKIRLKHYSIRTEEAYVDWIKRFVLHFDKRHPAEMGAREVEAFLTHLAVHGRVAAATQNQAKSALLFLYREVLEQDLPWLENVERAKAPRRLPVVLTHEEVQAALSRLAGTHWLVAALLYGAGLRIMEALRLRVKDVDFARGEILVREGKGFKDRVTMLPGLVTDPLKAHLEHVRALHQRDLAEGHGEVYLPYALDRKYPNAAREWGWQYVFPSKNRSVDPRSGVVRRHHVQDQAIQRAIRQAVRDAGIAKPATPHTLRHSFATHLLGSGYDIRTVQELLGHKDVATTMIYTHVLNKGGRGVTSPLDM from the coding sequence ATGCCAGCAAATGCGTCATTGCAGCACTCGCCAAAACTTCTCGATCAGGTGCGCGGCAAGATCCGCCTCAAGCACTACAGCATTCGTACCGAGGAGGCTTATGTCGACTGGATTAAACGCTTCGTCCTGCATTTTGACAAGCGGCATCCTGCCGAGATGGGGGCGCGTGAAGTCGAGGCGTTTCTGACGCACCTGGCCGTGCACGGACGGGTCGCGGCGGCGACGCAGAACCAGGCCAAGTCGGCGCTGCTCTTCCTTTATCGCGAAGTGCTTGAACAGGATTTGCCCTGGCTTGAAAACGTGGAGCGGGCAAAAGCCCCCAGGCGGCTGCCGGTGGTCCTCACGCACGAAGAGGTGCAGGCAGCCCTCTCCCGGCTCGCCGGCACGCATTGGTTGGTGGCGGCCTTGCTGTACGGGGCCGGCCTGCGGATCATGGAGGCCCTGCGCCTCAGGGTGAAAGATGTCGACTTCGCGCGCGGCGAGATTCTGGTGCGTGAGGGGAAGGGGTTCAAGGACCGCGTGACGATGCTTCCCGGGCTCGTGACGGATCCGCTCAAGGCGCACCTGGAACACGTGCGCGCCTTGCACCAGCGCGATCTGGCCGAGGGCCACGGCGAGGTGTACCTGCCTTATGCGCTCGACCGGAAGTATCCGAACGCCGCGCGGGAGTGGGGATGGCAATACGTTTTTCCCTCGAAGAACCGGTCGGTCGATCCGCGTTCAGGGGTAGTGCGAAGGCATCATGTGCAGGACCAGGCGATTCAGCGCGCGATCCGCCAGGCCGTGCGCGACGCAGGCATTGCCAAGCCGGCCACGCCACATACACTGCGTCATTCCTTTGCGACTCACTTGCTCGGAAGTGGCTACGATATCCGCACGGTGCAGGAGCTTCTGGGCCACAAGGACGTGGCGACGACGATGATCTATACGCATGTGCTGAACAAGGGCGGGCGCGGGGTGACCAGCCCGCTCGATATGTGA
- the tadA gene encoding tRNA adenosine(34) deaminase TadA, which produces MTDEDYMRAALELARRGWEAGEVPVGALVVCGGEVVGRGFNRPITSFDPTAHAEVVALRDAAARVGNYRLVGCTLYVTMEPCVMCAGAILHARVARVVYGAKEYKTGAHGSIVDVFAEPRLNFHCDITGGVLADECAAMISGFFEARRQQKKETTQ; this is translated from the coding sequence ATGACGGACGAGGACTACATGCGCGCGGCGCTCGAGCTGGCGCGCCGGGGCTGGGAAGCGGGGGAGGTGCCGGTCGGCGCGCTGGTGGTGTGCGGGGGCGAGGTCGTCGGCCGCGGGTTCAACCGGCCGATCACCAGCTTCGACCCGACGGCGCACGCCGAGGTGGTGGCGCTGCGCGACGCCGCGGCGCGCGTCGGCAACTACCGGCTGGTGGGCTGCACGCTCTACGTGACGATGGAGCCCTGCGTGATGTGCGCGGGCGCGATCCTGCATGCGCGCGTGGCACGGGTGGTCTACGGCGCGAAGGAGTACAAGACCGGCGCGCACGGCAGCATCGTCGACGTGTTCGCCGAGCCGCGCCTCAATTTCCATTGCGACATCACCGGCGGCGTGCTGGCGGACGAATGCGCGGCGATGATCTCGGGCTTCTTCGAGGCGCGCCGGCAGCAGAAGAAGGAGACGACGCAATGA
- a CDS encoding L,D-transpeptidase, which translates to MGKPFIEVDSRLQQLYLWEPDPDGDRLIRQYPVSTAANGLGEQSGSYCTPRGRHRVAEKIGAGTPLHAVFKARQPTGEIWTPALDAEHPGRDWILTRILWLEGLEPGKNKGGTVDSHDRYIYIHGTSEEHLIGQPASHGCIRMKNADVAELFELVQVGTEVRIF; encoded by the coding sequence ATGGGCAAGCCCTTCATCGAGGTCGACAGCCGGCTGCAGCAGCTCTATCTGTGGGAGCCCGACCCGGACGGCGACCGCCTGATCCGGCAGTATCCGGTGTCCACCGCGGCGAACGGGCTCGGCGAGCAGAGCGGCAGCTACTGCACGCCGCGCGGCCGCCACCGCGTCGCCGAGAAGATCGGTGCCGGCACGCCGCTCCATGCCGTGTTCAAGGCACGCCAGCCGACCGGAGAGATCTGGACGCCCGCGCTCGACGCGGAACACCCGGGGCGCGACTGGATCCTCACGCGCATCCTCTGGCTCGAAGGCCTCGAACCCGGAAAGAACAAGGGCGGCACGGTCGACAGCCACGACCGATACATCTACATCCACGGCACCAGCGAGGAACACCTGATCGGCCAGCCGGCGTCGCACGGCTGCATCCGCATGAAGAATGCGGACGTGGCGGAGCTGTTCGAGCTGGTGCAGGTGGGGACGGAGGTGAGGATTTTCTGA